A region from the Capra hircus breed San Clemente chromosome 9, ASM170441v1, whole genome shotgun sequence genome encodes:
- the ALDH8A1 gene encoding aldehyde dehydrogenase family 8 member A1, translated as MAGRGGLLMLENFIGGKFLPCSSYLDSYDPSTGEVYCRVPNSGKEEVEAAVEAARAAFPGWSSRSPQERSQVLQRLADLLEQSLEELAQAESKDQGKTVTLARTMDIPRAVQNFRFFASSILHHTSECTQMDHLGCLHYTVRAPAGIAALISPWNLPLYLLTWKIAPAIAAGNTVIAKPSELTSVTAWMMCRLLEKAGVPPGVVNIVFGTGPRVGEALVSHPEVPLISFTGSQPTAERITQLSAPHCKKLSLELGGKNPAIIFEDANLAECIPTTVRSSFANQGEICLCTSRIFVQKSIYSEFLKRFVEATRMWKVGIPSDPSADMGALISKAHLEKVRSYIKKACMEGAQILCGEGVDKLNLPPRNQAGYFMLPTVITDVKDESCCMKEEIFGPVTCVVPFDSEEEVIQRANNVKYGLAATVWSGNVGRVHRVAKKLQSGLVWTNCWLIRELNLPFGGMKSSGVGREGAKDSYEFFTEVKTITVKH; from the exons GTCGAAGCCGCGGTGGAGGCTGCCAGAGCAGCTTTTCCAGGCTGGTCCTCCCGGAGCCCCCAGGAGCGCTCACAGGTGCTGCAGCGGCTGGCGGACTTGCTGGAACAGTCCCTGGAGGAGCTGGCCCAAGCTGAGTCCAAGGACCAAG GGAAAACCGTAACCCTGGCGAGAACCATGGACATTCCCCGGGCTGTGCAGAACTTCCGGTTCTTCGCCTCCTCCATCCTGCACCACACATCTGAATGCACACAGATGGACCACTTGGGCTGTCTGCACTACACAGTGCGGGCCCCTGCGGGCATCG CTGCTCTGATCAGTCCCTGGAATCTGCCCCTCTATCTGCTGACCTGGAAGATCGCTCCAGCGATCGCTGCTGGCAACACAGTGATAGCTAAGCCCAGCGAGCTGACTTCTGTGACCGCGTGGATGATGTGCAGACTCCTGGAGAAAGCAG gtgttcccccaggtgtGGTAAATATTGTGTTTGGAACGGGGCCCAGGGTAGGCGAGGCCCTGGTGTCCCACCCAGAGGTGCCCCTCATCTCCTTCACTGGGAGCCAGCCCACTGCTGAGCGCATCACACAGCTGAGTGCCCCCCACTGCAAGAAGCTCTCGCTGGAGCTGGGGGGCAAGAATCCTGCCATTATCTTTGAAGATGCCAACCTGGCCGAGTGCATTCCGACAACTGTCAGATCCAGCTTTGCCAACCAG GGTGAAATCTGCCTCTGTACCAGCAGGATCTTTGTCCAGAAGAGCATCTATAGTGAATTTTTAAAGAGGTTTGTAGAGGCGACCAGAATGTGGAAAGTTGGTATTCCTTCTGACCCATCGGCTGACATGGGCGCCCTGATCAGTAAAGCTCATCTGGAGAAA GTCAGAAGTTACATCAAGAAAGCTTGCATGGAAGGGGCCCAAATTCTGTGTGGTGAGGGAGTGGATAAGTTGAACCTTCCCCCCAGGAATCAGGCAGGGTACTTCATGCTTCCCACGGTGATAACAGATGTTAAGGATGAGTCCTGCTGCATGAAGGAAGAGATATTTGGTCCAGTGACGTGTGTCGTCCCCTTTGATAGTGAAGAGGAagtgattcaaagagccaacaaTGTTAAATATGGACTGGCTGCTACCGTGTGGTCAGGCAACGTGGGGCGTGTCCACCGGGTGGCCAAGAAGTTACAGTCAGGCTTGGTCTGGACCAACTGCTGGCTCATTAGAGAGCTGAACCTACCTTTCGGGGGGATGAAGAGTTCTGGGGTGGGCAGAGAAGGAGCCAAAGACTCTTACGAATTCTTCACTGAAGTCAAAACCATCACTGTTAAACACTGA